The genomic segment agtgataatgagtgaagaaggagatcaaagcccaaatggggcagggaggcctttgcaaggggcccggccgaagagagaagagacgctgcaagccatagcttcctctacggggtaccccaggccgaacggcgtgacccagaggattcccaggggaggaagaggcgtctctgcggctgcagaaaccagttggggatctggaggaagtatgccggagaccgtggccctgcggttatccatcctggaaactaatttatccaggctgtcggaaaccgtggggaggttggtgccactattggaagagaatctccaaaaggagcccatccgatatggcgccgagagagagccaagtaaagaaggagattggagccagaggggccagcgagcgtcaacgcagagtcccgtggcggcaagggacgagggagatgaggaatactggcaggagctggaggtccgagacagaatggcgcgcgaagtggagcgccagcgagctctgggaactctgaggccgccatccccaacagagctcccaaccccccgaatgggcgtcggggtggaaaggccactggggccagggatcgggtccagtggatttgcagacgaagatggagaggagcgggggatccaggaagaggaggaggatgtgccgtacgacgaggaaaggcgagatgagggggctacagcgaggccagtatgcggatgggcggaagggccgacagcggcggcagactttcgggagccgcgcagaatgaccaccggagtggggcgcggcgtgttccaaggagccgcccgaggaaacctgatgcaacccttccccatgcctcccagacagcatcaacgggccgcagaatggatgccaagaagggaagatctcaaactagaatacggaggggaatcagatgaactgaacttttttctaattagcatcagaggatacatggaagacaatgcacacacattcccctccgaagcaagcagggttcgagccatcggcaacacactgaagcgaggagcagccagctggtatgtgcaactgcatgccagacgcgacccatgcctgaggtcagtgccccgcttcctcgccgcactggaaaaccggttcagagaccggctagagcaattgagggctcgagaccagctgaaaggaataaagcagagggacaaaacagtgcccgagtacgcagaggaattcctccacctcgcggaaagggtaccagagtggtctgaagtgaccaaagtggagttatttaaagagggactacgccccgagattttcagctgggcagcgcacagagatgaccccgaaacgctccagggatggattcaactagcggggcgcgtcgaatccaccctggcccaagtaaagcgcttcaggagcagcagcggccagcaaagaccagtggcgagaggtcgaggagaaacgaggaagcaggaaagacccggagggaggccggggattccctccagaggagacgacaacaaacctaaaccgggatgctttgtatgtgggaagacgggccatcgggcagcggaatgctgggcccggaagggggagccgccaaaacccccaaagcccaagccagcaaccgggaggcgcgcggaagaggaggtgcaggccccagaatcttcagaaaaattggtgagtcgggacaaacgcatgatagtagtgccaatctgcctctcggggctagaaaatcgggccacatgcaaggcatttgtggattgtggttgttctagaaatattataactccggaattagcaggagcgctgaaatgtcagcagatggcgcttgactccccaattgcattttcgcagctagatggatcagtcgctgctggggaagtatcaacAAAGGAAATaaggggggtcccatgtaaaataggcaaatgggaaggaagaatatcctttgtgatagcccctattgccacataccacgtaatattagggataccatggctcgaacaagcaaatcctgaagtagattggagaggaaagagcctagcattcaaagaacagcagacgcaatgggagataagcaaaattgcagaagaggtggacgaggaagatgaagcaggtgaaatagacccacagctattgccacctgaatacagagactttgtggatgttttcaatcagaaagaggccagtaaattgcctcccaaaaggaatatagaagtagaaattgaaataaccccaggagcaagcctaccaaaaccaaaagtatatcccatgtctgtgcaggagaaggaggaattgaggaaatatattgataaaaacctggcgcgaggcttcattaagccatccaattct from the Anolis carolinensis isolate JA03-04 chromosome 5, rAnoCar3.1.pri, whole genome shotgun sequence genome contains:
- the LOC134299634 gene encoding uncharacterized protein LOC134299634 — protein: MSEEGDQSPNGAGRPLQGARPKREETLQAIASSTGYPRPNGVTQRIPRGGRGVSAAAETSWGSGGSMPETVALRLSILETNLSRLSETVGRLVPLLEENLQKEPIRYGAEREPSKEGDWSQRGQRASTQSPVAARDEGDEEYWQELEVRDRMAREVERQRALGTLRPPSPTELPTPRMGVGVERPLGPGIGSSGFADEDGEERGIQEEEEDVPYDEERRDEGATARPVCGWAEGPTAAADFREPRRMTTGVGRGVFQGAARGNLMQPFPMPPRQHQRAAEWMPRREDLKLEYGGESDELNFFLISIRGYMEDNAHTFPSEASRVRAIGNTLKRGAASWYVQLHARRDPCLRSVPRFLAALENRFRDRLEQLRARDQLKGIKQRDKTVPEYAEEFLHLAERVPEWSEVTKVELFKEGLRPEIFSWAAHRDDPETLQGWIQLAGRVESTLAQVKRFRSSSGQQRPVARGRGETRKQERPGGRPGIPSRGDDNKPKPGCFVCGKTGHRAAECWARKGEPPKPPKPKPATGRRAEEEVQAPESSEKLNYDERRTEEEDEENEGAMSWSQIPGLNFQALNLTS